GATGGCGAGGGCGTAGGCGGTTTGCGACTCGGGCACGTTTTGCAGGCGACCCTCGGCATCGAAGTAGGCGCGAGTGAAGGCGGCGCGGATGGCGGCGGCTTCGGCGGCGTAGGTCGCGGCCAGTTCGTCGCGGCCGAGCACGCGGGCGGCTTGGGCGAGCAGTTGGGTGCTGCGGGCGTAGTAGGCCACGCCGAGGAGCGGGCGAGGGGTGTCGCCGCGGCGGTCGCCCATGCCATCTTCGGGCGTGATTTGGGCGGCGGCGTGCGGTTGCAGCCAATCGCCAAAACCTTCGATCGTCGGCAAGAGGCCATCGACGGACTGGCTGCGATACCAGCCGACGAGTTTTTCCATCATGGCGAAATTTTCGGCCAGGATCGTCGCGTCACCGGTGCGCACATACACCTCCCAGGGGATGACCGCGGCGGCGTCCATCCAACCCGGGCTGCGGGCGCGCCACTTGATGTTGGCGCTGGGGATGATGGAGGGGATGACGCCGTCGGCGTCCTGCTCGAGGCGCATGGACGCGAGCCAGCTGCGCCAGAACGCATGGCCGTCGGTGAGGAACATGGCGGTGGGGCAGAAGACCTGGGCATCGCCGGTCCAACCGGCGCGTTCGTCGCGTTGCGGGCAGTCGGTCGGGATGTCGAGGGAGTTGCCGCGCCAGCCCCAGACAATGTTGCTCTGCAGCTGATTCAGTTTGGCGTGCGAGGAGGTGAAGGTGCCGGTGGGCGTGAGGTCGGAGTGGAGCACCACGCCGGTGACCCAGTCGGGTTGGGGCGCGGCGTCGGGGGCGAGACCGGAGAGTTCAACGTAGCGAAAACCGTGGAAGGTGAAGTGCGGCTCCCACGTGATGGTGCCGTCGGTCGCCGCGGTGTAGGTGTCGGTCGATTTGGCGGCGCGGTAGTTGGCGTTGTAGAGCGTGCCGTCGGCTTGGAGCATCTCGCCGAACTTCACCGTGATCGTCTGGTCGCGTTGCACAGGCATCTGGAGGCGCGCCCAGCCAACCATGTTTTGACCGAGGTCGAAGATGAAGCGACCGGGCACGGGTTCGGAGATGGCTTGGGTGGCGAGGGTTTCGGTGGCGCGAACCGGCGCGAAGGGTTTGGGCTGCAGGACCGCGTAGCTGAGGTCGGGATCGACGTCCACGGGAGCCCAGTCCGACACGTGCTGGCGCGCGTCGAAGTGTTCGCCATCGTAGATGCTGGAGGAGCGAATGGGACCGTTGAAGGAGCCCTCCCAATTTTTGTCGGAGACGATGGTGCGGGTGGAGCCGCCGGCGAGGGTCAGCTCGAGTTGGAGGAGGAGTTGGGGATGTCGGCCGTAGGGTCCTGGCTTCTCCGCTTCGAACGGATAGCGGCCGGCGAACCAACCGGTGCCGAGGGCGGCATGCAGGGTGTTGTCGCCGGGGCGGAGCTGGTCGGTGACATCGTAGGTCAGCGTGTCGATGCGGTTTTCGTAGGGCGTGAGGCCCGGCACAAAGTGGTCATCGCCGACGCGCGTGCCGTTGAGTTGCAACGCGAACGCACCGCGGGCGGTGACGTGCAGGCGGGCACGAGTGACGGACTGATCGAGAGAGAAGGTTCGACGCAGCTCGCCGACGGGCTCGGCGTCCGGATCGTGCGCTTGGCTGGGACGAATCCACGCGGCCGACCAATCGGCGGTGGTGAGCAGCCCGAGCTCGAAGCGGGCGGGGTCGCTCCAACCGAGTTCGTCGCCCTGTTCGTCGCGGACATTCACCCGCCAGGTGGCGCGGTCGCCGGCCGCGAAAGGGTCAGGCGGGCCGGGCACACGCACGGACTGAGCG
This portion of the Actomonas aquatica genome encodes:
- a CDS encoding family 78 glycoside hydrolase catalytic domain — translated: MKPHLLLLLFMLAAPLGFAAPAHSLTVGDGFVDPISFPDAQPVFSWKLPTGTSRQTAYRLEITAADRSWDSGWIESAQSVRVPGPPDPFAAGDRATWRVNVRDEQGDELGWSDPARFELGLLTTADWSAAWIRPSQAHDPDAEPVGELRRTFSLDQSVTRARLHVTARGAFALQLNGTRVGDDHFVPGLTPYENRIDTLTYDVTDQLRPGDNTLHAALGTGWFAGRYPFEAEKPGPYGRHPQLLLQLELTLAGGSTRTIVSDKNWEGSFNGPIRSSSIYDGEHFDARQHVSDWAPVDVDPDLSYAVLQPKPFAPVRATETLATQAISEPVPGRFIFDLGQNMVGWARLQMPVQRDQTITVKFGEMLQADGTLYNANYRAAKSTDTYTAATDGTITWEPHFTFHGFRYVELSGLAPDAAPQPDWVTGVVLHSDLTPTGTFTSSHAKLNQLQSNIVWGWRGNSLDIPTDCPQRDERAGWTGDAQVFCPTAMFLTDGHAFWRSWLASMRLEQDADGVIPSIIPSANIKWRARSPGWMDAAAVIPWEVYVRTGDATILAENFAMMEKLVGWYRSQSVDGLLPTIEGFGDWLQPHAAAQITPEDGMGDRRGDTPRPLLGVAYYARSTQLLAQAARVLGRDELAATYAAEAAAIRAAFTRAYFDAEGRLQNVPESQTAYALAIAFDLLPAKLIPAAGEHLARLVRDVADTHLRTGFLGTPVLTFALDRTGHADLAAALLFQESYPSWFYPINQGATTMWERWNSYTHADGFGDVSMNSFNHYAYGAVGQWMYERIAGLAPDPAYPGYKHILVRPLVVPQLDHAEATLETPYGLAASGWRRVGDTVTLTVTVPPNSTATVTLPDGATHVCEPGTRTFTFPAPATP